One Enterococcus silesiacus genomic window carries:
- a CDS encoding sortase encodes MATRTDRPKKKKSRKRNWLINIFLFLLLVVGLALVFNTQIRNLLIQQNGKAYAVEKLTPEDIEKNNQTDTTFDFAAVESLSTEAVLKAQLANKNLPVVGAVALPDVKINLPIFRGLDNVVLLTGAGTMKPDQEMGKGNYALASHRVQDMISLFSPLEYSKPGELIYTTDLTNVYTYKITYVEKIDPSRVELIDDVPGKKMITLITCGDMYATTRIAVQGELESVTPMKKATQAMTDAFNMEQLTL; translated from the coding sequence ATGGCCACCAGAACAGACCGCCCCAAAAAGAAAAAATCCCGAAAAAGAAATTGGCTGATAAACATCTTCCTATTCTTATTGTTAGTTGTTGGTTTAGCTCTTGTCTTCAATACACAAATCAGAAACCTGTTGATCCAGCAAAATGGAAAAGCATATGCTGTTGAAAAGTTAACCCCTGAGGACATCGAAAAAAACAATCAAACAGATACAACATTTGATTTTGCAGCAGTTGAATCATTAAGTACAGAAGCCGTGCTCAAAGCGCAGCTAGCGAACAAAAATTTACCCGTAGTAGGTGCTGTAGCACTGCCCGATGTAAAAATCAATTTACCGATTTTCAGAGGACTGGATAATGTTGTTTTACTAACAGGGGCTGGAACGATGAAACCTGACCAAGAAATGGGCAAAGGGAATTACGCTCTTGCAAGTCATCGTGTCCAGGATATGATTTCATTGTTTTCACCGCTTGAATATTCAAAACCAGGAGAATTGATTTACACAACTGATTTAACGAATGTTTATACATATAAAATCACTTACGTAGAAAAAATCGATCCTTCACGTGTGGAGTTGATTGATGATGTTCCCGGTAAAAAAATGATTACGTTGATCACTTGTGGGGATATGTATGCCACAACCCGGATCGCAGTTCAAGGAGAATTAGAATCTGTGACTCCGATGAAAAAAGCTACACAAGCCATGACTGACGCATTTAATATGGAACAATTAACATTATAA
- a CDS encoding RpiR family transcriptional regulator: MLFLDYVPDLNPLEYEIYHYIANHLKIVTYMRIRDLADETHTSTASILRFCHKFECNGFSEFKVKLQLYYDSINQAQIADVDETQHIHFLERINEPFLDNKIKQAVELLSDKGLVLFLGSGSSEPIAAYGSLYFTNLSQTALRIEDPSNYPIEWFPDDILARTCVIALSVTGETKEIIHYIKRLNTKKCSIISITNSDSSTISRMSDLNIPYTINRETIYKTSDNHDKTIELTSQLPALFLIEKIAKRLRLQKNI; the protein is encoded by the coding sequence ATGCTTTTTTTAGACTATGTTCCTGATTTAAATCCTTTAGAGTATGAGATTTATCACTATATTGCCAATCATTTGAAGATTGTCACGTACATGCGAATCAGAGATTTAGCAGATGAAACACACACTAGTACCGCCAGCATTTTACGTTTTTGTCACAAATTCGAATGCAACGGTTTTTCTGAATTTAAAGTCAAGCTTCAATTATATTATGACTCTATCAATCAAGCCCAAATCGCGGATGTAGATGAAACACAACATATCCATTTTCTGGAACGAATCAATGAGCCCTTCCTTGATAATAAAATCAAGCAAGCCGTTGAGCTATTATCAGATAAAGGTTTGGTACTTTTTCTTGGCTCAGGCTCCTCTGAACCCATTGCGGCTTACGGTTCGCTTTATTTTACCAATTTATCGCAAACAGCCTTGCGCATTGAAGATCCTTCGAACTACCCGATTGAATGGTTTCCCGATGACATCCTAGCTCGAACCTGTGTCATCGCATTATCTGTAACTGGCGAAACCAAAGAAATTATTCATTATATTAAACGTTTAAATACAAAAAAATGCTCGATTATTTCTATTACCAACAGTGATAGTTCGACCATCAGCCGCATGTCCGACTTAAATATTCCTTATACCATCAATCGGGAAACCATTTATAAAACGAGTGATAACCATGACAAAACAATCGAACTTACTTCACAACTGCCAGCACTTTTTCTCATTGAAAAAATTGCCAAGCGCTTAAGATTACAAAAAAATATTTAA
- a CDS encoding 6-phospho-beta-glucosidase, with translation MNRTFPKTFFWGAASSATQAEGRKIGDGKGENIWDYASKEYNHRFYDGVTTETTSLFYRDYQQDIQKMQDISFNSFRTSLSWSRLIPNGTGAVNPEAVAFYNDMINKLIAKGVEPFINLYHFDIPMVLQERGGFENKEVIDAYKQYAKTCFELFGDRVKYWFTFNEPMIPAEAGYLHDRHYPYVVDFKRAATVLHNIILAHCEAVAVYRKMNLSGKIGIIMDVIPVYPRSQNPADLYAAEMADLFYTKSVNDAILKGKYPERLKDVLTEYNQVPEVTDADLKLIASTSIDLLGINYYRPRRVKAKECVPNPQGVFSPEWFFDEYVMPGRRMNTSRGIEIYPKGIYDIAKKIQTEYGNIDWFVSENGIGIEGEEAFIEDGMVQDDYRIDFLKEHLTYLNQAMSEGSNCLGYHMWTFVDCWSWGNAYKNRYGFYRMDLATGAKTIKKSGLWFKELIENNGFD, from the coding sequence ATGAATAGAACATTTCCAAAGACATTTTTCTGGGGGGCAGCCTCTAGTGCAACGCAAGCGGAAGGGCGAAAAATTGGGGACGGTAAAGGAGAAAACATCTGGGATTATGCGTCAAAAGAATACAATCATCGTTTTTATGATGGCGTTACGACAGAAACTACCTCTTTATTTTATCGTGATTATCAACAGGATATTCAAAAAATGCAGGATATTTCTTTTAACTCATTTCGAACATCGTTGTCTTGGTCACGTTTGATACCGAATGGCACAGGGGCAGTCAATCCTGAGGCAGTCGCTTTTTACAATGACATGATCAATAAATTGATTGCTAAAGGCGTCGAACCGTTTATCAATTTGTATCATTTCGATATTCCAATGGTGCTTCAAGAGAGAGGAGGATTTGAGAATAAAGAGGTGATCGATGCATACAAACAATATGCGAAAACATGCTTTGAGTTATTTGGGGATCGAGTGAAGTATTGGTTTACCTTCAATGAGCCGATGATTCCAGCCGAAGCTGGCTATCTGCATGATCGACATTATCCATATGTTGTTGATTTTAAACGAGCAGCGACTGTCTTACACAATATTATTTTGGCGCATTGCGAAGCGGTTGCTGTCTATCGGAAAATGAATTTATCTGGAAAAATCGGGATCATCATGGATGTGATACCTGTGTATCCTCGCAGTCAAAATCCAGCAGATCTCTATGCGGCTGAAATGGCCGATTTGTTTTATACAAAAAGTGTTAATGACGCTATTTTGAAAGGAAAATATCCGGAACGCTTAAAGGACGTTTTAACAGAATATAATCAAGTGCCAGAAGTGACTGACGCTGATTTAAAACTGATTGCCTCCACAAGCATTGATTTATTAGGAATCAATTATTATCGTCCAAGAAGAGTCAAGGCTAAGGAGTGCGTGCCTAATCCGCAAGGCGTTTTTTCACCGGAATGGTTCTTTGATGAATATGTGATGCCAGGTAGACGAATGAACACCTCTCGTGGCATTGAAATTTATCCTAAAGGAATTTATGATATTGCGAAAAAAATTCAGACAGAATACGGCAATATTGATTGGTTTGTTTCTGAAAATGGGATTGGCATCGAAGGCGAAGAAGCCTTTATTGAAGATGGCATGGTTCAAGATGATTATCGCATCGATTTTTTGAAAGAGCATTTGACGTATTTAAATCAAGCGATGAGTGAAGGAAGTAATTGTTTAGGCTATCATATGTGGACCTTTGTGGATTGTTGGTCGTGGGGCAATGCGTACAAGAATCGCTATGGCTTTTATCGAATGGATCTGGCGACAGGTGCAAAAACAATAAAAAAATCTGGTTTATGGTTTAAAGAGTTGATTGAAAATAATGGATTTGATTAA
- a CDS encoding PTS cellbiose transporter subunit IIC, producing MKTLDNLAMKLLPIANAIGNQRHLQAIRNGLISILPLTIVGSFFTILLNLPIPGYSEMIAPYLAALDVPFRFTVGLMSLYAAFTIGSFLGNTYKLDKITSGFLSMLATLLMVMPVNLQEGVDVAGNAVAGGHYIPITPLGSQGLFGAIVAALISVEIYRFTKEKKLEIKMPDGVPPVVGESFAALLPTLLVILVFWIPRHFFNFNLNDLLSVAISPLKVFLTGNNIFGGIITQFMICLFWALGIHGHAVLGPIIRPFWDQAIIENAELFQNGTSAFQLPNIFTEQFYQWYAQMGGTGATLALVFLFLFSKSKYLKQLGKLSILPGIFNINEPVIFGAPIVMNPLLAIPFITVPIVNTILVYIVTALGWMPKMMVKPPFSIPAPLGALITSNWNWVACVMVFVCFAVSLAIYYPFFKMFEKIQVEQEQQGESGAPSEGM from the coding sequence ATGAAAACGCTGGATAATTTAGCGATGAAACTATTGCCGATCGCAAATGCGATCGGTAATCAGAGGCATCTACAAGCAATTAGAAATGGTCTGATCTCGATTCTGCCCTTAACGATTGTGGGCTCGTTTTTCACGATTTTGTTGAATCTGCCAATTCCCGGATATTCTGAAATGATTGCGCCTTACTTAGCGGCTTTAGATGTTCCGTTTCGTTTTACGGTTGGGTTGATGTCATTGTATGCGGCATTTACGATCGGTTCATTTCTTGGCAATACGTATAAATTAGATAAGATCACCAGCGGCTTTCTTTCGATGCTGGCGACACTTTTGATGGTCATGCCAGTCAATCTTCAAGAAGGTGTCGATGTCGCTGGAAATGCAGTCGCAGGCGGTCATTATATTCCGATTACACCACTAGGCTCACAAGGATTATTTGGCGCGATCGTGGCGGCGCTGATTTCTGTTGAAATTTATCGTTTTACAAAGGAAAAAAAGCTGGAGATCAAGATGCCTGATGGCGTTCCTCCTGTTGTTGGTGAGTCATTTGCAGCGTTACTGCCGACGCTGTTAGTGATCTTGGTCTTCTGGATCCCTCGTCATTTCTTTAACTTTAATTTAAATGACCTGTTAAGTGTGGCAATTTCACCTTTGAAAGTCTTTTTGACCGGAAATAATATTTTTGGCGGTATTATTACGCAATTTATGATTTGTTTATTCTGGGCTTTAGGGATTCATGGACATGCTGTTTTAGGACCGATCATTCGTCCGTTTTGGGATCAAGCGATCATCGAAAATGCGGAGCTGTTTCAAAATGGAACGAGTGCGTTTCAGTTACCGAATATTTTTACAGAGCAATTTTATCAATGGTATGCGCAAATGGGTGGAACTGGCGCAACGTTAGCACTTGTTTTCTTGTTCTTATTCTCTAAATCAAAATATTTGAAGCAATTAGGGAAGTTATCGATTTTACCCGGCATTTTTAATATCAATGAACCTGTGATTTTTGGAGCACCGATCGTGATGAATCCATTGCTGGCAATTCCGTTTATCACGGTTCCAATCGTGAATACAATTTTGGTTTATATCGTGACAGCACTAGGCTGGATGCCTAAAATGATGGTCAAGCCGCCGTTTTCGATCCCAGCACCTTTGGGAGCGTTGATTACTTCTAATTGGAACTGGGTAGCGTGTGTGATGGTTTTTGTCTGTTTTGCTGTATCACTGGCAATTTATTATCCATTCTTCAAGATGTTCGAAAAAATTCAAGTAGAGCAAGAGCAACAAGGTGAATCAGGTGCACCAAGTGAAGGAATGTAA
- a CDS encoding SAM-dependent methyltransferase, with product MKNEYDNPHFFEAYSQMDRSRKGLEGAGEWHELKKLLPDFKGKSVLDLGCGYGWHCRYAVEHGAEKVIGIDLSEKMIEKAKEMTDSPKISYHLMGMEEINGLNETFDIVISSLALHYVSSFNEIAQKVNHCLNTGGVFVFSTEHPIFTAKGTQDWIYDQKGEPIYWPVDRYFDESIRETTFLGETVMKYHKTLTTYLDGLLTNGFQLMRLVEPMPAPEMLEANAEMRQELRRPMMLLVSAKKINPVA from the coding sequence ATGAAAAACGAATACGATAACCCACACTTTTTCGAGGCATATAGCCAAATGGATCGTTCTAGAAAAGGTCTTGAAGGTGCCGGTGAATGGCATGAGCTAAAAAAACTGCTGCCTGATTTCAAGGGAAAAAGCGTTTTAGACCTTGGTTGCGGCTATGGTTGGCATTGTCGTTATGCAGTTGAACATGGTGCTGAAAAGGTCATTGGGATCGACTTATCTGAAAAAATGATCGAGAAAGCTAAAGAAATGACGGATTCTCCAAAAATTAGTTATCATTTAATGGGCATGGAAGAAATTAATGGTCTAAATGAAACATTTGATATTGTCATCAGTTCTTTAGCACTTCATTACGTTTCTTCATTTAATGAAATCGCACAAAAGGTCAATCATTGTTTAAATACTGGCGGTGTCTTTGTCTTTTCAACAGAGCATCCAATTTTTACAGCGAAAGGAACACAAGACTGGATCTACGATCAAAAAGGCGAACCAATCTATTGGCCCGTTGACCGCTACTTTGATGAAAGTATTCGCGAAACAACTTTCTTAGGTGAAACGGTGATGAAGTACCATAAAACCTTAACGACCTATTTAGATGGACTATTAACAAACGGTTTTCAACTTATGCGTTTGGTGGAACCTATGCCTGCTCCTGAAATGTTGGAAGCAAACGCTGAGATGCGGCAAGAACTTCGCAGACCAATGATGTTGTTAGTTTCTGCAAAAAAAATCAATCCAGTAGCCTAA
- a CDS encoding GNAT family acetyltransferase, with the protein MYLAMYDDTHQTAIDNYCLSEKKLRYVREPKIALTLTKKDPKRHAVLVFEGEYLVAFMTLFEATEGSPYSDNNSSLLVQDLSTDYRHLRNGYIKQAVELLPSFIRQHFSMIDQLIIVVNEDKAFTQALRLEAGFKDTGNDSLTYGSQVYLQIPI; encoded by the coding sequence ATGTATCTAGCAATGTATGATGACACACACCAAACAGCTATCGATAATTATTGCTTGTCAGAAAAAAAACTTCGCTATGTCCGTGAACCAAAAATAGCGTTAACTTTAACCAAAAAAGACCCCAAACGGCACGCTGTTCTCGTATTTGAAGGTGAGTACTTAGTTGCGTTTATGACACTTTTTGAAGCAACAGAGGGCAGTCCTTACTCTGATAATAACAGTAGCTTATTGGTGCAGGATCTTTCTACTGACTACCGCCATTTAAGAAATGGCTATATCAAACAAGCTGTTGAATTACTACCGTCCTTCATTCGCCAGCACTTTTCAATGATCGATCAACTTATAATTGTTGTGAATGAAGACAAAGCATTTACACAAGCTCTACGTTTAGAAGCTGGTTTTAAAGATACTGGAAATGACTCACTAACTTACGGATCTCAAGTGTATTTACAGATTCCAATTTGA